A single region of the Pseudoxanthobacter soli DSM 19599 genome encodes:
- a CDS encoding F0F1 ATP synthase subunit C yields the protein MTDTGSNLIEIVSILAAAIAVSFGAIGPALAEGRAVAAAMDAIARQPEAAGTLSRTLFVGLAMIETMAIYCLVIALLVLFANPFIH from the coding sequence ATGACCGACACCGGTTCGAACCTGATCGAGATCGTCAGCATCCTCGCGGCCGCCATCGCGGTCTCGTTCGGCGCCATCGGTCCGGCCCTCGCCGAGGGTCGCGCGGTGGCGGCGGCGATGGATGCCATCGCCCGCCAGCCCGAAGCCGCCGGCACGCTGTCGCGCACGCTGTTCGTCGGCCTCGCGATGATCGAGACCATGGCGATCTACTGCCTCGTGATCGCGCTTCTGGTGCTGTTCGCAAACCCGTTCATCCACTAG
- a CDS encoding F0F1 ATP synthase subunit A translates to MGSPLVLEPLFSIGPVPITSPVVVTWAIIAALWAFCALATRRLAMRPTRAQAVLEIVVGAIDGQIRDTMQTEPGPYRALIGTIFLYVLVANWSSLIPGIEPPTAHLETDAALALVVFCATIAYGIAVRGLGGYLKTFADPSWIMIPLNVVEQITRTFSLIVRLFGNVMSGVFVIAIVLSLAGLLVPIPLMALDLLTGAVQAYIFAVLATVFVGAAVGGEGGPPPAPPTAAAGPSPKDSERKTS, encoded by the coding sequence ATCGGCTCGCCCCTCGTCCTCGAACCGTTGTTCTCCATCGGGCCGGTGCCGATCACGTCGCCTGTGGTCGTGACGTGGGCGATCATCGCGGCCCTGTGGGCCTTCTGCGCGCTCGCGACACGGCGGCTCGCGATGCGGCCCACCCGGGCGCAGGCCGTGCTCGAAATCGTGGTCGGCGCCATCGACGGCCAGATCCGCGACACCATGCAGACCGAGCCCGGCCCCTACCGGGCGCTGATCGGCACCATCTTCCTTTATGTGCTGGTGGCGAACTGGAGTTCGCTCATTCCCGGGATAGAGCCGCCGACCGCGCATCTCGAAACCGATGCCGCGCTGGCGCTGGTGGTGTTCTGCGCCACCATCGCCTACGGCATCGCGGTGCGCGGCCTCGGCGGCTACCTGAAGACCTTCGCCGATCCGAGCTGGATCATGATCCCGCTCAATGTCGTCGAGCAGATCACGCGCACCTTCTCCCTGATCGTCCGCCTGTTCGGCAACGTCATGAGCGGCGTGTTCGTCATCGCCATCGTGCTGTCCCTTGCGGGCCTGCTGGTGCCGATCCCGCTGATGGCGCTCGATCTGCTCACCGGTGCGGTGCAGGCCTACATCTTCGCCGTGCTGGCCACGGTGTTCGTCGGCGCCGCCGTGGGCGGGGAGGGCGGCCCGCCGCCCGCGCCTCCCACGGCCGCCGCCGGTCCCTCTCCCAAAGACAGCGAACGGAAGACGTCATGA
- a CDS encoding ATP synthase subunit I, with amino-acid sequence MMEATDPQPVMTFLGRLGEALAHFGLALGPAGSAALALCVGFALGIVHFGSLWWNVRLYAGGGALKAFAVQVARFALLVAVFVALARLGALALVAGALGLVAARALLVRRLGRAPSEDAP; translated from the coding sequence ATGATGGAAGCAACCGATCCGCAGCCGGTGATGACGTTTCTCGGCCGCCTCGGCGAGGCGCTCGCCCACTTCGGCCTCGCGCTCGGGCCCGCGGGCTCGGCGGCGCTCGCGCTGTGCGTCGGGTTCGCGCTCGGCATCGTGCATTTCGGCTCATTGTGGTGGAACGTGCGGCTCTATGCCGGCGGCGGGGCGCTCAAAGCCTTCGCGGTCCAGGTCGCGCGCTTCGCGCTGCTGGTGGCCGTGTTCGTCGCCCTGGCGCGGCTCGGTGCGCTGGCGCTCGTCGCCGGCGCGCTCGGTCTCGTCGCGGCCCGCGCGCTGCTGGTCCGCCGGCTCGGACGCGCGCCGAGCGAGGATGCGCCATGA